ATTGATTTTGCTCAGTTTTGTTCTGTAATTTTATACTATGAAAAGATTGTCCCTCGTATTAACCGTAATACTTTTTTCGCAAATGCTATCAGCCCAAGACAGTGGAGATCCGTATACATCACTTTGGAAAAAAGTGCAGAAACTAGAGAGCGAAGACCTTACCAAGTCCGCCTTGGAGATGGTTGAAACTATTTCGGCGAAAGCTGAAAAAGAGAAAAATTCAGAACAGACCGTCAAAGCATTGCTCTTTACCTCAAAGTATATCATGACTTTAGAGGAAGATTCACAACTAACCATCATCAACCGTTTTAAAGCGGAAATTAAAAAAGCGGAAACCCCAACCAAAAACATTCTAGAAAGTTATTTGGCCAATCTATACTGGCAATATTTCCAACAAAACCGGTATCAGTTTTACAACCGTACTTCAACGGAAACAAAAGTAGACCATGTTGACTTCCGCACTTGGGACCTCACTACACTTTTTCATGAAATCAAACTTCATTTTACGGCATCCCTGGAAAACCCAAAAGAACTTCAAAATACAGATTTACAAGGGTTTGAAGAGCTATTGAACCAACAAAAGGGTTCTGGCAGCTTCCGCCCTACCCTTTACGATATTTTAGCCCACACAGCACTGCAGTTCTTCAAAAGTGATGAAAGCAATATTACTCGACCAGCGGATAAATATGAAATCAATGATACGGAAACTATATGCGAGGCCTACCAGTTTGCACATCATAATTTGAGCACCAAAGACAAAACTTCGTTACAGGCAAGAGTATTGAAAGTATACCAAGAACTCATTCTCTTTCATTTTGGCGAACCTGACTTAAAACCTTTGGTTATGGCCGATATTGAACGCCTAAACTTTGTCTACCAGAATGGCATTTTTAAAAATAAGGAAACACTTTACGAGGAGACCTTAAAAAACTCTGCGGAGCAACTAAAGCGCCATGAAACCTCTGCATTGTACCGTTATGAACTAGCGAAGTTATACCATACCCAAGGGCAAGCTTATCAACCTAAAACAAACGAAGAACCGCGTTGGAAAAAGAAAGAGGCTATTGTGCTGTGCGATGAAGTAATTGCCAAGTTCCCCGATAGTATGGGCGCCGAGCAGTGTAAATCACTTAAATCTCAAATCCTGGCTCCAACGTTATCCATGGTTACGGAAAAATATATTCCGGTTAACCAGCCTTCAAAATTATTGGTTAATTATAAAAACCTGACCTCCTTACAATTGTCCGCTTACGAAGTAGACAACAAACAGATTAAGGAATTAAACAGCCTATATCCGCAAAAAAAGCAACTGTCCTTTATAAAAAAACTGAAACAAAAAAAGAGTTGGTCCGCTCAACTTCAAAATGAAAAAGACTATCAACAACATGGTATTGAAGTGCTGCTACCGCCTTTGGAAAACGGACAATACATTATTTTGGCTACACCCGAACAGAAAAGCAAAGACAGTTTTGCTTTTAGTCAAATTCAGGTGACCAATATGGCTTTGATTGAAACCAATGCCCAATCGGAAAAAAAATATCAAGTAATCAATAGAAATTCTGGCAAGCCAATTTCAGGGGCTAAAATGAAGTTTACTTATCTGCAGAATTATAACAAGCCTTATGCTTCCAAAACTGAGAAAACAGATAAAATGGGATTTGCAACACTTCCCTTAACGAATGATAATTGGAACGACGTTTCGGTAGAAATCAATCATAATGATGAGAAGGCTTACTTTGGCAATTATTATGTAAACAAAAAACCGGAAAAAAGCAGAGCTAACGAGGCTACAAACAAAATTTTTCTCTTTACGGACCGAAGTATTTACCGCCCAGGACAACCTGTTTACTTTAAAGGTATTCTGATAGAAACTTTTGAAGAAAAATCGAAAGTGGTAGCTAATGAAAAGGTGTCGGCAACCTTGTATGATGTTAATGACCAAGAAATAACGGAACTCGAATTTAAGACGAATGAATTCGGTTCTTTTAATGGTGAGTTTATACTTCCAAGCTCAGGCCTAACGGGAGATTTTCATATCGAAACCGATGGTATTTCCTTGGATGCCTATAACACGCATTATTTCTCCGTAGAAGAATACAAACGCCCAAAATTTGAAACCTCTTTTGAACCTGTTACAGCGACTTATAAAGTAAATGACAGTATAAAAGTTACAGGTAGTGCTACTGCTTATGCCGGAAGTAAAATTACCGATGCTAAGGTAAGCTACCGTGTAAAACGCGCCGTGTACTTTCCACGCTGGTTTTACTGGCGTATGCCCCATTACAACAATGCTCCCCAAGAAATAGCTCATGGAGAAACTACTACAGATGCTTCAGGTAGTTTTGATTTAAAATTTAAAGCCATACCCGATAATAGTGTCTCCAAAGAGCACCTACCCACTTTTACTTATGAAATTAGTGCAGATGTTACGGACATTAACGGAGAAACGCATAGCACCACTACTTTTGTCTCCGTAGGTTATCATGCGCTTACCGCCAATATATCTGTTCCCGAGCAATGGAACAAGGACAAAAATGAAGATAATGTAACCATCTCTACCTCCAATCTTAATGGGCAACCTATATCTGCAAAAGGAACCTTGAAAATGTACAAACTACAAGCTCCAAAGCAGGTGCTGCGTTCTAGGTCCTGGCCGGCCCCTGATTATAAAAATTGGAGCAAAGAAGAATATCAGAATCTTTTTCCACATGAGGCCTATGACAAAGAGGATCAAGCAATACATTGGGCGAAAGGTAAATTGGTGTGGCAAACTGATTTTGACACTGAGAAATCTAGTACGTTCGACATAAAAAACCTAAAAAAATGGGAGTCGGGCAAATATGTTATTGAATTGGAGACCAAGGATAAATTTGGCCAAGTTGTAAAGGAAAAAGCCATAACCACACTTTTCAGTGATACCGATAAACAATTGGCGGACAACCACCTATTCGACATTAAAATAGATAAACCTAATTATGAGATTGGTGACAAGGCTGAGATTACATTATACTCAAACTCAGAGGACCTGACCGTAACCGTTACTATTGAGAAGGAAGAAGAAATTATTGATATACGTAAGATTCAATTGAACCAAAACTCAAAATCGTTTACAGTCCCGGTTACTGAAAATGATTTAGGAGGATTTGCCATCAATTATACGTTTTCTGCCTATAATTCCTTTCAGTCGGGTACGTTATCTATTTCTGTGCCTTATCCAGAAAACCGACTTGAAATCGAGACCACTACTTTTAGAAATAAATTACAGCCGGGTATGGAAGAGACTTGGTCGTTTAAATTAAAAGGACCTCAAGGCGAAAAAGTATCTGCCGAACTTTTGGCAAGCATGTACGATGCCTCTTTAGATACTTTTAGACCACACGGATGGAATTTTAATCCACTTGCACGAGGCTCCTATTATTCCTCCATTTACGCTAATGCCCATTCCAGCTTTGGCACGAATTCATTCCGAACCTATCTGGATACAGACAGATATAGCTACTCACCGCAACAGTACGACTCCTTTAACTGGTTTGGGTTACATTTTGGTAATGGGAACTATAGCAGAGGTTTATTAACCAGAAAAATGGCAATGAGCGGTGCCCCTGTAGACCTAATGGAGGATAGTGCGCTATTGGAAGAAGTTGTCATTACCTCTTCAATGGCTCCAGAAGAAAATGAAATTGGGTTAACCAATCACAATACCTCAACTAACAAAGTTGAAAAGAAAACGGATTTAGAAAAAGTACAAATCCGTACAAACCTTCAGGAAACGGCATTTTTCTTTCCTGAATTACGAACGGATAAAGAAGGAAATGTTTCGTTCAACTTCACCACGCCAGAAGCGCTTACCAAATGGAAACTACAATTATTGGCCCATACAAAAGATCTGCACAGTTCTGTTAAGAGGTTAAAGACCGTTACGCAAAAAGAACTAATGGTGATGCCAAACGTACCGCGTTTTCTGCGTGAAGGTGATGAAATCAGCATAAGTACTAAAATTGCGAACCTCACGGATAAAAAGCTATCTGGACAAGCGAAACTTATACTTGTTGATGTACTTTCAGGAAAAGACGTCACCGAACAATTATTAAGTACGAAAGCTCAAAATGAATTCGCGGTAGACTCGTTAGGGAACACTCAGGTTTCATGGCAACTTAAAATTCCAGAAAACCTTCAGGCCGTTCAGTATACCGTGATAGCAAAAGCGGGCGATTTTAGTGATGGCGAACAAAGTGTGCTTCCCGTTTTGACCAACCGTATGTTAGTTACGGAAACCTTACCGATGTGGGTACGTAGCAATCAGACCAAAACCTTTGTTTTAGATAAATTGAGGGATAATACCTCAACTACAATACAACATCATAAACTTACTTTGGAAATCACTTCCAACCCAGCTTGGTATGCCGTTCAGGCACTGCCATATTTAATGGAGTATCCTTATGACTGTAACGAGCAAACTTTTGCCCGATACTATGCCAACACTTTGGCAAGCCATATTGCGAATTCAAACAAAAGAATAAAAGCGGTATTTGACCAATGGGCCAGTTCCGATGCGTTACTGAGCAACTTGGAAAAGAATGAAGAACTGAAATCCCTTTTAATTCAAGAAACCCCATGGTTACGCGATGCGCAATCTGAGACCGAACAGAAAAAACGAATTGCGCTTTTATTCGACCTCAACAAAATGAAAGATGCACAGAGCCGTGCACTTGATAAATTGAAGAACAACCAAAAATCATCCGGGGCATGGCCGTGGTTTAGCGGTGGTTCTGACAACCGGTTCATCACCCAACATATTATTACGGGAATTGGCCATTTAAACAAACTGAACGTAACCTCTGCCACACCCGAAAACCAGTCTAAAGCGGAAGAAATGACCCGAAAGGCCATTGCTTATTTGGATGCCGAATTTGTAGAAGAGTACGAGCAAATGAAGAAATACGCTTCCAACATAAATCATGATCATTTAAGCCAGATACAAATTCACTATTTGTACATGCGCAGCTTCTTTACCGATATTAAAACCTCAAAGGAAGTCGATAAAATTAGGGCGTATTATCTTGGACAAGCTAAAAAATATTGGACCAAAAAAGGGCTTTATTCCAAAGGCATGTTGGCATTGACCTTAAAAAGGATGGGAGACACCGCCACGGCTAATAAAATTCTTAAAGGACTTAAGGAAAACAGTATTATTTCAGAAGAATTAGGAATGTACTGGAAAGAAAACACCGCCTCTTGGTCTTGGTACCAGGCACCCATTGAAACGCAAGCGCTTTTGATAGAAGCTTTTGGTGAAATAGAAAACGACACTGAAACTATTGACAACTTAAAAATTTGGCTCCTAAAACATAAACAGACCAACCAATGGTCTACAACCAAAGCTACATCGGAAGCCGTTTACGCACTTCTTCTACAGGGCAGCGATTGGCTTTCCGTTACCGATGCAGTTGATGTTACGGTTGGAGGTAAAGCAATTGATGGTGAAAAACTAGAAAACACTAAAGTGGAAGCAGGAACAGGATACTTTAAAACCTCTTGGAACACGATTGAAGTAGAGCCACAGATGGCCGAAGTACAGCTAACCAAAAAAGGGAATGGCATTGCCTGGGGTGCCCTTTACTGGCAATATTTTGAGGACCTTGATAAGATTACATCAGCAAAAACCCCTTTGCAGCTTAAGAAAAAATTATTTCTTAAGAAGGATACAGATACAGGTGAAAAAATAACAGAAATCACCAAAGCTACATCCTTAAAAGTGGGTGATTTAGTAAAGGTGAGAATTGAACTTCGTGCTGACCGAGATATGGAATTCGTTCATATAAAAGACATGCGAGCAGCTGGTTTTGAGCCTGTAAATGTAATTTCAAGTTATAAATGGCAAGATGGGCTTGGCTATTATGAAAGCACGAAAGATGCCAGTACCAATTTCTTTTTCGATTATTTACCAAAGGGAGTTCATGTCTTTGAATATGACGTAAGAGTAAACAATGCCGGAGAATTCAGCAATGGCGTAACTACCATTCAAAGCATGTATGCTCCTGAGTTTTCAAGTCATTCTGAGGGTGTGCGGGTGGTGGTTGGTGAATAGTAGTTTGTAGTTCAATATAAACTTGCGGATAAATTTACAAACTCATGCGGTCTTTAAAAAGGTAAGATTGTCGCCTAGAAACTTCAACTTCCACTCCGTTTTTCATGGTAAGTTTTAGTTTTCCGTTAAACCATGGCACCACATCTCCAATATAATTGGTATTGATGATTTGTTGTCTATTCGCTCTAAAAAAGTTCTGAGTAGGCAGTTTTTCCTCTACTTGATTTAGGGATTTGTAGAGCATTGGATTTTGGTCTTCAAAAAAAACTCGGGTATAATTACCCACAATATCAAAATGCGAAATATCCCCAATTTTGACCAACCAGCATTTCTCTCCATCTTTAATGAATATCTGGCTGTTTTCCGTCAACCGCTCACTCTTTAGTTCTTCTGGGGCCTTAGTTTTCTCAATTTTACTTTTAACCTTTTCTATCGCCAATGCAAAACGGCTTTCGCTTATTGGTTTTAAAAGATAGTCCAACGCATTATACTCAAAAGATTTAATAGCAAATTCGTCATAGGCTGTAGTGAAAACCGTTATTGGAACCTCATCGAGCATTTCCAATAGCTCAAAACCATCCTTTTCTGGCATATTTATATCTAATAATAGAAGCTCGGGTTTTGTTTTTTTTATCAACTCTACCCCATTGTCAACATTTTCTGCTTCGCCTATCAACTCAATTTCAGAATAGTCTTTTAACAATTCTTTCAATTCGTTTCTTGCCAGTCTTGAATCTTCAACTATTACCGCTCTAATCTGTTTCATTCTAATGGAATTTTTATGCTAGCAACAACCTCACCTTCTATCTCTTTTAATGAAAAAGAAGCCTTTTGACCATGCAAGAGGCGCAATCGTTGCCGGATATTTTTTAACCCCAGCTGCGTAGAGTCCTTCGCTATTTTTAATTTTCCCGTATTTGCTACGGTTATAAATAAGTTTTCGTTGTCTTTTGTAACGTTCAATGTTATAGCTCCTCCATCTTTGAGATTGGCAATCCCGTGCTTAGCGGCATTCTCTATCAACAACTGAATTATCATAGGAGGTATAGGAATCTGTAATGCTTCTTCATCTATTTCTTCAACATATTGCAACCGATCTTCCATTTGTATTTTTGAAAGCGCAATATAGTTTTCTACCATTTCCAACTCTTCACATAATGGAATAGCATCTACAGTATTTTTGGCAAATGCATATTCCAACATTTCCGATAGTTTGGAAATCATTTCTTGCGATTTACCCACATCTTCAAGCATCAATCCCCTGACATTATTTATACTATTGAATAAAAAATGTGGATTTATTTGCCCTTTTAAAGTATTCAATTGTGCCTCTCTCAAGGTGGTATTTAATTCTAATTGTAATAGGTGATTTTTATTCGCTTCCAAGATAAATTTGAATATAAAATATACAATGGTCCATAACAGTACTATTACAGTTGTATCGAATATTCTAATTATGAAATTTACATTCTCCTTAAGCCATTCCAATTCACCGTCAGTTTTACCCCATATTTTTTCATATGCCAATTCAAATAAACTTACAAGCGAGTATATCAAGGCCGAACAGGATACAAATGCAACAAGTAATCTAATCACGTTTTTTTTACTAAAAATTTCAAAATCTACATTGTTTTTCAAATAGATTCTATAAATAGACGTAGAAATAATTGCCGATAAACCTGAAGTTAAAAAATCATATACCCTGTAGGTAAAGCTAAACTCTTTGAAAAGAAATACAGTAGAGTAAACTGCATACCATCCCAATATTTGCAAAATATAGAAAAGTAACTCTTTTCGAAGTCTAGTTATTTTCATTTTACTTTTCTTCTGTTCTGTTTTGATATCTAGGAATATAGAGCTTAATTAGTTTTTGTTCTTTAATAATACTTAAAGTACCTCTCTTACCATACAAAAGCCTCAAGCGTTGATTGACTTTTTTAAATCCAGTATCTTCTTTCAGACCCGTATTTAAAACTCCACTTGTATGTAAACCTAGTACCATATTATCATCTAAATTTTCACAATACAGCCTTAATTCTCTTTTGTTAGCTCCATTTACAACAGCATCATCCAACATTAATTCAAACATACTTATTAACAACATTGGAGGAACTGTGTTATCCAAAAATTCGGAGTTCATTTCGTTACTTAGTTTGATAGTATTGGGAGCATCAATTTGATATAGTTCTAAGTATTTCTGTACCATATCCATTTCATGACTAATAGATATGCTCTTCACATTTTGATTTGAAAGAGAATACCTTAAAAGCTCTGAAAGATCTGTAAGCATTTTTCTAGCGTTTTTTGTATCCAAAGGCATTTGTTTTCTAATACTATGTAACACCTTTATTAAAAATTTACCATTTACATGACCTTGTAAAATATTTAATTGAGCATTCTTTATACTTTCACGCAATTGCAATCTTTCTATTCTATTTTGATTATGATTACGAAGAGACTTTACAATGTAATACAATAACGTCCATACACTTAACAAAGCCAATCCAAGAATCATTGGCCCCAATGTAATTGCTATACCTTCATGTTCCTTATGAGTTTCAGAGCCACTGCCCGCATGGTCAAGTACTATAAAGTGTTTAAATAAATATAATATCAGTACCCAAAGCATACAACATACAAATGCCAGACCAATAACCCTTGAAATATTTATGAGATTAAATTCCAGAGTTGAATACTTCTTTAACAACCACCTATATATACTAGTAGTAATTACACCCGCGATAAAAATAGAGCTACTTATTAAGGTCGTGTCAAAAAGAGAATTGCCATCGATAAAAGCAGCATAACCAATAAAAAAAAATATAATTCCCCACCCCAGGATTTGAAGTACCCAGAAAAGATGTTTACCTAAAAAAGTAAATATTCTCATTTAATAATTAATTGATAAAGATTTTCTGGTCAGGGCATAATAAACAACATAATACCAACCAAGAAGACCGTGAAGAAGGACAAGATAAAAAACATTTCTTTTCTCCAAAGAGGCCACCAATGCAAGAAGATTACCAAAAAACAACCCACTTTGAAAATAAAAAATCACCATCATTCCAAATGAATACCCAAAAGCAACTCCTGCCTTATAAGCAGGAGAATTAACACCGGCACTATCCGCTACACCGTGTAAAAAACCATAATGGGCAATTGCTCCAATTACAAGAAAGAATATTATTATACCCACTATTATTAGGACCGCCAAGCCAAAATTTTTATAATTTTTGGCTTGTTGGGTTTTTATTTTATCGTTTGTCATTTTACCATAAATTACGATTGCCTTTGCATACATATAGAGCATGAAGTTCAAATATAGGTGTTTTGAACGCTCCCCTTAAACGATGAACGTTTTATCATCTAAGAACTATCTCAGCTAGCAATTCAATTAAAAATTTTAGTACGATTAGCATTCTCTGTTATTTTAAATTAGTGCCTTTAGCATTTCTAGAACTTTCAAAAAGATTTATAGAAACGGTGAGAAATAACACATGGAATGGTTTAGAATTACAGTACTATACTGCAGAGATAAAAATGATGGTTTCTAACAATCACCGGAATTTATTTTTTTAATTAACTGCCATCTCAAAAACACGATAGACAACCCTGCCCAACTCTAGCCCTAAAAAGCCACCTATGGCAAGGCAAAGAGCAATACTCAAAGCAGTACGAAGAAATATTTTTCGCTTATCCGAAACGCTGACAATGTTCTCTTCTTTTTGTAAAAGCCCATTTTTATATATTGATACACCTACACCTCCGATGTATAAAAAACTTAGATATGGCTTTAGTCTGTAATTATTATCTCCTATTTTGAAATGATGGTCTTTTCCAAACCATGAAAACCCCTCAGAGACTTTTTTACAATTCACAAGAATAGACTCCACTCCAAAAAAAGAATTATACACTTCCACATTTTTATTTTCTATACGATAATTAGCATGTTTCATAATATGTTTGATTTATTGATTATTTCTAGTTGAACGGATATAGAGGAGTCTCTAAAAGACTCCTATGTGTTTCACAAAAAGCTTATATAGATTGTAGTAATGCTACCGCATCCTCTGCGTTACTCAATTTTGCATAGTCTAATGCTGTCATACCTAATTTGGATTTTTCCGTTAAGTCCGCTCCCTTTTTAATCAATAATTGAACTAATTCTACATTGTTATATCTAGCGGCATACATTATTGGAGTCATCCCCATAGTTTTATCCTTTACCTCAACGTCAGAGCCTAGTTCCAAAAACTTTTTAACCGTTTCATAATCATTTTGAGCAACAGCCAAACTTAAAGGTGCTACGTTGGTTGTTGTTGCTTTTATTGGTCGTATTGCTTTGTCAGAAGGTTTATTGTTTGCATTTGCAGTAGTAGACATTAAACTAACTAGAATTCCGAAGGCGATTACTGATTTTCTCATGATATTAAATTTAAATTGTTATTGATTTGTTTTTTATTTCTGATGTAAAAGTAGCTCACCCTCTTAGGATTAGAAACGAATTTATGACCAACGGTAATTTTGACAATGCGAACGGAAGCAATAATCCACCTATTATGACGAGCGGTAAATACTACAACTTGAATGGTAATTAACCTGTATTTTGAATAGAAAAATAGATGTTACAGTAGCCTTTTAACCACCTCAAAAGTAAATTTTCGTATTTGAATACGACTTAAGAGTAAACAATGCCGGAGATTTCAGTAATGGCATAACTACCATACAAAGTATGTATGCACCTGAGTTTTCTAGTCATTCGGAAGGAGTACGGGTGGAGGTTGACAACTAATTTTAATAGTAAGAGCTTATGAACTCACTGTAGGCCAGAGCAACTTATAAATAATAACGCCTAGAATAAAGCCAGAGCCCAGACCGCAAAGGATAACCACGGCAAACATCTGGTTAGAGGATTTTTGAGATAAAATATTTACCAATGAGATTGGAGAGCCATTTTTGCGGACTTCAAACCGATTTAACTTATCCCCGTAGGAAGCATCCCTTTGGGCAACCCAATATCTGTTTTCACCAATAGTAAAAGTATGCTCCACTCCTGCGTCCGAGATCTTTTTAGAAACAGTTTTTCCGTTCAAAAGGACTTTTTCCTTTCCAAATAGGGTGTGAACCACTTCTATCTTATGGTTATCTACATAATAAAGCGCACGCTTTAGCATTGGGGACATTTAAGTTAAAGTTCGTATGGGGATAGAAACTACCTTTTAAAAATACCTTATAAGCAGTTTCGCATAAAAGAGAAACCGTATTGAATAAATTTTAATGAAAGGATAATCGAAAATATACAATAATAAATTACCTACAGTATAAAGTTTTTAACACTACAGACTGTACAAAGTTCAAAACATCTTTATATAAATACAGGAACTGTGCATATTTCTATTTGCCAGGCGGATATTTAGAAAAAACTTTGGTAGCTAACGCGTGTATTTTCTCTTCTCTTATTTCTGGAGTTACATTTTCTTTAAAACTACTTTGACCTTGCCCTTGCCAAAAGAGTTCATCCTTTTTAACATCAACAAAATCAAACCGAATTTCCCTTTCTAATTTAGATTGACCGACAGGTATACCTACGGAAACTCCACCTCCAACACTTCTACCCGTTCCTCCTATCCCTACACCTACCGTGTTATTTCTAGGAGCCTGAAACGATTCACTTTCTATGTTGATAAAAAAATCAGGATCTTCAGAAAAACGTATACCTTTTAGCTGCATTTCCGAATTTACTGCGTCCAATAAACGTTTGGTATCAAGTTCACTTAGACCCGTATCCATATCAGGGTAATAATTATACGTACTGTAGTTAGTGAAATCGGTTGCTTTATCATAATCATAATTTACCTTAATCGCATTACACGAGACCAAGAGTAAAATAAACAATAATGTAAAGACATTTTTCATAGTCCAGTTTTATTAAATGTAAGGAATTTTAATTGGACAAAAAGTTAGCGAACACTAACTATTTAACATTCCCCAAAGCTTATCTTTCAATTCTGTAATACCCTGTTGTGCAACAGATGAAATAAACATGTATGGTACCTTCTCCAAATCTTTATCCAATTCTACGCTCATCTCTTCTATCAGTTCTTGATCGAGCATATCACTTTTAGAAATGGCTACTAAACGCTCTTTATCCAATAATTCCGGATTGTATCTTCGTAATTCATCAAGAAGAATCTGGTATTCTTTCCCTATATCCTTACTATCCGCAGGTATTAAAAATAATAAAGTAGCATTACGTTCTATATGACGCAGGAAATAATGCCCCAGCCCTTTTCCTTCGGCTGCACCTTCAATAATCCCTGGGATATCTGCCATAACGAAACTCTGAAAATCGCGATATTCGACAATTCCTAAATTGGGTTTAAGGGTTGTAAACTCGTATGCTGCAATTTTTGGTTTAG
This genomic interval from Zobellia roscoffensis contains the following:
- a CDS encoding alpha-2-macroglobulin family protein, whose protein sequence is MKRLSLVLTVILFSQMLSAQDSGDPYTSLWKKVQKLESEDLTKSALEMVETISAKAEKEKNSEQTVKALLFTSKYIMTLEEDSQLTIINRFKAEIKKAETPTKNILESYLANLYWQYFQQNRYQFYNRTSTETKVDHVDFRTWDLTTLFHEIKLHFTASLENPKELQNTDLQGFEELLNQQKGSGSFRPTLYDILAHTALQFFKSDESNITRPADKYEINDTETICEAYQFAHHNLSTKDKTSLQARVLKVYQELILFHFGEPDLKPLVMADIERLNFVYQNGIFKNKETLYEETLKNSAEQLKRHETSALYRYELAKLYHTQGQAYQPKTNEEPRWKKKEAIVLCDEVIAKFPDSMGAEQCKSLKSQILAPTLSMVTEKYIPVNQPSKLLVNYKNLTSLQLSAYEVDNKQIKELNSLYPQKKQLSFIKKLKQKKSWSAQLQNEKDYQQHGIEVLLPPLENGQYIILATPEQKSKDSFAFSQIQVTNMALIETNAQSEKKYQVINRNSGKPISGAKMKFTYLQNYNKPYASKTEKTDKMGFATLPLTNDNWNDVSVEINHNDEKAYFGNYYVNKKPEKSRANEATNKIFLFTDRSIYRPGQPVYFKGILIETFEEKSKVVANEKVSATLYDVNDQEITELEFKTNEFGSFNGEFILPSSGLTGDFHIETDGISLDAYNTHYFSVEEYKRPKFETSFEPVTATYKVNDSIKVTGSATAYAGSKITDAKVSYRVKRAVYFPRWFYWRMPHYNNAPQEIAHGETTTDASGSFDLKFKAIPDNSVSKEHLPTFTYEISADVTDINGETHSTTTFVSVGYHALTANISVPEQWNKDKNEDNVTISTSNLNGQPISAKGTLKMYKLQAPKQVLRSRSWPAPDYKNWSKEEYQNLFPHEAYDKEDQAIHWAKGKLVWQTDFDTEKSSTFDIKNLKKWESGKYVIELETKDKFGQVVKEKAITTLFSDTDKQLADNHLFDIKIDKPNYEIGDKAEITLYSNSEDLTVTVTIEKEEEIIDIRKIQLNQNSKSFTVPVTENDLGGFAINYTFSAYNSFQSGTLSISVPYPENRLEIETTTFRNKLQPGMEETWSFKLKGPQGEKVSAELLASMYDASLDTFRPHGWNFNPLARGSYYSSIYANAHSSFGTNSFRTYLDTDRYSYSPQQYDSFNWFGLHFGNGNYSRGLLTRKMAMSGAPVDLMEDSALLEEVVITSSMAPEENEIGLTNHNTSTNKVEKKTDLEKVQIRTNLQETAFFFPELRTDKEGNVSFNFTTPEALTKWKLQLLAHTKDLHSSVKRLKTVTQKELMVMPNVPRFLREGDEISISTKIANLTDKKLSGQAKLILVDVLSGKDVTEQLLSTKAQNEFAVDSLGNTQVSWQLKIPENLQAVQYTVIAKAGDFSDGEQSVLPVLTNRMLVTETLPMWVRSNQTKTFVLDKLRDNTSTTIQHHKLTLEITSNPAWYAVQALPYLMEYPYDCNEQTFARYYANTLASHIANSNKRIKAVFDQWASSDALLSNLEKNEELKSLLIQETPWLRDAQSETEQKKRIALLFDLNKMKDAQSRALDKLKNNQKSSGAWPWFSGGSDNRFITQHIITGIGHLNKLNVTSATPENQSKAEEMTRKAIAYLDAEFVEEYEQMKKYASNINHDHLSQIQIHYLYMRSFFTDIKTSKEVDKIRAYYLGQAKKYWTKKGLYSKGMLALTLKRMGDTATANKILKGLKENSIISEELGMYWKENTASWSWYQAPIETQALLIEAFGEIENDTETIDNLKIWLLKHKQTNQWSTTKATSEAVYALLLQGSDWLSVTDAVDVTVGGKAIDGEKLENTKVEAGTGYFKTSWNTIEVEPQMAEVQLTKKGNGIAWGALYWQYFEDLDKITSAKTPLQLKKKLFLKKDTDTGEKITEITKATSLKVGDLVKVRIELRADRDMEFVHIKDMRAAGFEPVNVISSYKWQDGLGYYESTKDASTNFFFDYLPKGVHVFEYDVRVNNAGEFSNGVTTIQSMYAPEFSSHSEGVRVVVGE
- a CDS encoding LytR/AlgR family response regulator transcription factor yields the protein MKQIRAVIVEDSRLARNELKELLKDYSEIELIGEAENVDNGVELIKKTKPELLLLDINMPEKDGFELLEMLDEVPITVFTTAYDEFAIKSFEYNALDYLLKPISESRFALAIEKVKSKIEKTKAPEELKSERLTENSQIFIKDGEKCWLVKIGDISHFDIVGNYTRVFFEDQNPMLYKSLNQVEEKLPTQNFFRANRQQIINTNYIGDVVPWFNGKLKLTMKNGVEVEVSRRQSYLFKDRMSL
- a CDS encoding sensor histidine kinase: MKITRLRKELLFYILQILGWYAVYSTVFLFKEFSFTYRVYDFLTSGLSAIISTSIYRIYLKNNVDFEIFSKKNVIRLLVAFVSCSALIYSLVSLFELAYEKIWGKTDGELEWLKENVNFIIRIFDTTVIVLLWTIVYFIFKFILEANKNHLLQLELNTTLREAQLNTLKGQINPHFLFNSINNVRGLMLEDVGKSQEMISKLSEMLEYAFAKNTVDAIPLCEELEMVENYIALSKIQMEDRLQYVEEIDEEALQIPIPPMIIQLLIENAAKHGIANLKDGGAITLNVTKDNENLFITVANTGKLKIAKDSTQLGLKNIRQRLRLLHGQKASFSLKEIEGEVVASIKIPLE
- a CDS encoding sensor histidine kinase; this encodes MRIFTFLGKHLFWVLQILGWGIIFFFIGYAAFIDGNSLFDTTLISSSIFIAGVITTSIYRWLLKKYSTLEFNLINISRVIGLAFVCCMLWVLILYLFKHFIVLDHAGSGSETHKEHEGIAITLGPMILGLALLSVWTLLYYIVKSLRNHNQNRIERLQLRESIKNAQLNILQGHVNGKFLIKVLHSIRKQMPLDTKNARKMLTDLSELLRYSLSNQNVKSISISHEMDMVQKYLELYQIDAPNTIKLSNEMNSEFLDNTVPPMLLISMFELMLDDAVVNGANKRELRLYCENLDDNMVLGLHTSGVLNTGLKEDTGFKKVNQRLRLLYGKRGTLSIIKEQKLIKLYIPRYQNRTEEK
- a CDS encoding ankyrin repeat domain-containing protein; amino-acid sequence: MRKSVIAFGILVSLMSTTANANNKPSDKAIRPIKATTTNVAPLSLAVAQNDYETVKKFLELGSDVEVKDKTMGMTPIMYAARYNNVELVQLLIKKGADLTEKSKLGMTALDYAKLSNAEDAVALLQSI